One segment of Falco rusticolus isolate bFalRus1 chromosome 3, bFalRus1.pri, whole genome shotgun sequence DNA contains the following:
- the SYTL1 gene encoding LOW QUALITY PROTEIN: synaptotagmin-like protein 1 (The sequence of the model RefSeq protein was modified relative to this genomic sequence to represent the inferred CDS: inserted 1 base in 1 codon) yields the protein MLASLVHARHPKPPRPQPPTSCHPPGPAMALELGAEALLDLSFLTEEERCAIAEVLRRDWQLRRREEGRISKLRKSVSDPVRLRTLTGDWFCDARAQRHRHHLGSDLVRASIRRRRRPRGLGDLKCGPSLGELEAISEPLTEREDEDEDGVAELKESPPTEEAQAAAEPQGSPTAPALEGTLVSQPLQQGDVPAREQDTPAQPGDTVGGNPFGTSSTEEDEEEPDSAHISPSAGQGPGTPQTDPVSPGHVPLQNGHVPPSSLLSTTSSSVSSLSSSTLSGSLMSLYSEGELGSVAVRGCVQFSLCYDPAKKELQVHVLRCRELAEAKKQRSDPYIKTYLLPDKSNRSKRKTTVRKRSLDPIFNETLKYKLEKRDLQGRTLNLSVWHHDSLGKNLFLGEVEIALGAWDWANTRPEWFSLQPRMPISSDGLASRGNLNLALKFIPAGSEGGGLPPTGELHIWVKDAQSLIPLQSGTVDAFVQCYVLPDDSKASRQKTRVVXRSLNPLFNHTMVYDGFQAKDLAEACAEFTLWHHEAFSKRQLGGIRLSLGTGSSYGLPVGWMDSTAEERGVWGRLLQQPGQWVEALLPLRTNLVPRA from the exons ATGCTGGCATCGCTGGTGCATGCCCGGCACCCTAAGCCACCCCGGCCACAGCCCCCCACTTCTTGCCACCCACCTGGGCCCGCCATGGCACtggagctgggggctgaggCACTGCTGGACCTGAGCTTCCTGACGGAGGAGGAGAGGTGTGCCATCGCCGAGGTGCTGCGCCGTGACTGGCAGCTCCGCCGCCGCGAGGAGGGGCGCATCAG CAAGCTCCGCAAGTCGGTGTCGGACCCGGTGCGGCTGAGGACCCTCACCGGGGACTGGTTCTGCGATGCCCGTGCCCAGCGCCACCGGCACCACCTGGGCTCCGACCTTGTCCGCGCCTCCATCCGCCGCAGGAGGCGGCCCCGGG GATTGGGGGACCTGAAGTGTGGCCCCAGCCTGGGCGAGCTGGAGGCCATCAGCGAGCCACTGACGGAAagggaggatgaggatgaggacGGTGTGGCAGAGCTGAAGGAGAG TCCCCCTACCGAGGAGGCGCAGGCGGCTGCAGAGCCCCAG GGCAGCCCCACGGCCCCAGCTCTGGAGGGGACCCTGGTGtcacagcccctgcagcagggtgaTGTCCCGGCAAGGGAGCAGGACACCCCGGCCCAGCCAG GCGACACGGTAGGTGGGAACCCCTTTGGCACATCCAGCACggaggaagatgaggaagagCCTGACTCTGCGCACAtcagccccagtgctgggcag ggcccagggaccccccagACAGATCCGGTATCCCCAGGCCATGTGCCCCTGCAGAATGGCCACGTGCCCCCAAGCAGCCTGCTGAGCACCACCAGCTCCTCTGTGTCCAGCCTCAGCTCCTCCACG CTGAGCGGCAGCCTGATGAGCCTGTACAGCGAGGGCGAGCTGGGCAGCGTGGCCGTGCGGGGCTGCGTCCAGTTCTCCCTCTGCTACGACCCGGCCAAGAAGGAGCTGCAGGTCCACGTGCTGCGGTGCCGCGAGCTGGCCGAGGCCAAGAAGCAGCGGTCGGACCC GTACATCAAGACGTACCTGCTGCCGGATAAGTCCAACCGCAGCAAGCGCAAGACGACGGTGCGCAAGAGGAGCTTGGATCCTATCTTCAATGAGACCCTCAAG tACAAGCTGGAGAAGAGGGACCTGCAGGGCCGGACCCTGAACCTCTCCGTGTGGCACCACGACAGCCTGGGCAAGAACCTCTTCCTGGGTGAGGTGGAGATCGCACTGGGCGCCTGGGACTGGGCCAACACGCGCCCCGAGTGGTTCAGCCTCCAGCCCCGG ATGCCCATCTCCTCAGACGGCCTCGCCAGCCGGGGCAATCTCAATTTGGCATTGAAGTTCATCCCTGCCGGCTCGGAAG GTGGGGGGCTGCCACCCACGGGCGAGCTGCACATCTGGGTGAAGGATGCTCAGAGCCTCATCCCTCTGCAGAGCGGCACCGTGGATGCTTTCGTGCAGTG CTATGTGCTGCCGGATGACAGCAAGGCAAGCCGGCAGAAGACGCGGGTGG AGCGGAGCCTCAACCCCCTCTTTAACCACACCATGGTGTACGACGGCTTCCAGGCCAAGGACCTGGCCGAGGCGTGCGCCGAGTTCACCCTCTGGCACCACGAAGCCTTTTCCAAGCGCCAGCTGGGTGGCATCCGGCTCAGCCTGGGCACAg